A genomic region of Desulfosarcina ovata subsp. ovata contains the following coding sequences:
- a CDS encoding aldehyde ferredoxin oxidoreductase family protein translates to MDKILRIDMGAPGGPKAIIGPLGPYTGMGGRGMTSMVVYEEVPADCHPLGPENKFVIAPGMVTGSPASTSGRISVGCKSPLTGGIKEANAGGQAGQVLARLGYAAIILEGAPAAGAMYKIVINAQGVEISDATPYQGLRNYDLAEKIKAEYSDKVAMISIGPAGEMRMAAASVAVTDREFRPARHAGRGGVGAVMGAKGVKVIVIDDTGMKMRKPKDPERFKAANKQFTQGLRQHPVTGEGLPTYGTNVLTNVVNEAGAYPAFNFSQGQYDKASLISGETFAELQIRRGGNPTHGCHRGCAIQCSGIYVDKDGNFLTKQPEYETVWSHGGNCGITDPDAICRLDFLDDDIGLDTIDMGAAIGVAMEAGIIPVGDAEGAIRLVDQEVGQGTPLGRILGGGAASTAKAFGMERAPVVKGQAMPAYDPRAVKGVGVTYATSTMGADHTAGYAVATNLLKVGGDVDPLSADGQIELSRNLQIATAALDATGFCLFIAFAILDQQETFDAMVEIINGMFDINLTGDDVVALGKKILSMERDFNKRAGFTAADDRLPRYFRREALTPHNVVFDVTDEQLDSLYNW, encoded by the coding sequence ATGGACAAAATTCTGCGAATCGACATGGGCGCCCCCGGGGGACCCAAGGCAATCATAGGTCCCTTGGGGCCCTATACCGGAATGGGGGGGCGAGGCATGACCTCCATGGTGGTTTATGAAGAGGTCCCGGCCGACTGCCACCCCCTGGGGCCGGAGAACAAATTCGTTATCGCCCCGGGCATGGTCACCGGATCGCCGGCGTCCACATCGGGCCGTATTTCCGTGGGCTGCAAAAGTCCGCTGACCGGCGGCATCAAAGAGGCCAATGCCGGTGGCCAGGCCGGCCAGGTGCTGGCCCGGCTGGGTTATGCGGCCATCATTCTCGAAGGCGCGCCCGCTGCAGGCGCAATGTATAAAATCGTGATCAACGCCCAGGGCGTGGAGATCAGCGATGCCACCCCCTACCAGGGGCTGCGCAACTATGACCTGGCCGAGAAGATCAAGGCCGAGTACAGCGACAAAGTGGCCATGATCAGCATTGGTCCGGCCGGAGAGATGCGCATGGCCGCAGCCTCGGTGGCAGTTACCGACCGCGAATTCCGCCCTGCCCGGCACGCCGGCCGGGGCGGCGTCGGAGCGGTCATGGGCGCCAAAGGCGTCAAGGTCATCGTCATTGACGATACCGGTATGAAAATGCGCAAGCCCAAGGACCCGGAACGGTTTAAGGCGGCCAACAAACAGTTCACCCAGGGCCTGCGCCAGCATCCGGTCACCGGCGAGGGGCTGCCCACCTACGGCACCAACGTGCTGACCAACGTGGTCAACGAGGCCGGGGCCTATCCGGCGTTCAACTTCAGCCAGGGCCAGTATGACAAGGCGTCCCTAATCAGCGGCGAGACCTTTGCCGAACTGCAAATCCGGCGCGGTGGCAATCCCACCCACGGCTGCCACCGGGGCTGCGCCATCCAGTGCTCGGGCATCTATGTGGACAAGGACGGCAACTTCCTCACCAAACAGCCGGAGTACGAAACCGTCTGGTCCCACGGAGGCAACTGCGGCATCACTGACCCGGATGCCATCTGCCGTCTGGACTTCCTCGATGACGACATCGGCCTGGACACCATCGATATGGGCGCCGCCATCGGCGTGGCCATGGAAGCCGGCATCATTCCTGTTGGCGATGCCGAAGGGGCCATCCGCCTGGTCGACCAGGAGGTGGGCCAGGGAACGCCACTGGGCCGCATCCTGGGAGGCGGCGCAGCGTCCACGGCCAAAGCCTTCGGTATGGAACGCGCCCCGGTGGTCAAGGGCCAGGCCATGCCCGCCTATGACCCCCGTGCCGTGAAAGGCGTCGGCGTCACCTACGCCACCAGCACCATGGGTGCCGATCACACGGCCGGCTACGCCGTGGCCACCAACCTGCTGAAAGTCGGCGGTGACGTGGATCCCCTTTCTGCCGACGGGCAGATCGAACTGTCGCGCAACCTGCAGATCGCCACGGCGGCCCTGGACGCCACCGGATTCTGCCTGTTCATCGCCTTCGCGATCCTCGATCAGCAGGAAACCTTCGATGCCATGGTCGAAATCATCAACGGCATGTTCGACATCAACCTGACCGGCGATGACGTGGTGGCCCTGGGCAAAAAGATTCTCTCCATGGAGCGTGATTTCAACAAGAGAGCCGGCTTCACCGCGGCCGACGACCGCCTGCCGCGCTATTTCCGGCGCGAGGCGCTGACGCCCCACAATGTGGTTTTCGATGTGACCGACGAGCAGTTGGATTCATTGTACAACTGGTAG
- a CDS encoding iron-containing alcohol dehydrogenase, translated as MAVQEQVFGFFIPTVTLMGIGAYKEIGNQIKVLGGTKPFICTDKGITGAGIADQIAEVIKTECGVDPVIFDGTHPNPTDNNVHEGYDVYTSEGCDLIISLGGGSAHDCGKGIGIIATNGGNIRDYEGVDKSSKAMPPFIAVNTTAGTASEMTRFCIITDTSRKVKMAIVDWRVTPNVAIDDPLLMVGMPPALTAATGMDALTHAVEAYVSTLATPVTDACALKAIELVASYLRAAVANGNDMEARDKMCYAQYLAGMAFNNASLGHVHAMAHQLGGFYDLPHGVCNAILLPHVSRFNLIAKMDRFADIAVAMGENIEGLSTRAAAEMALEAIGTLSADIGIPSGLKELGVSKDDLPIMAENAQKDACGLTNPRCPTLEDVIDIYKNAL; from the coding sequence ATGGCAGTACAGGAACAGGTATTCGGATTTTTCATTCCCACCGTTACACTGATGGGTATCGGCGCCTACAAAGAGATCGGCAATCAAATCAAGGTGCTCGGCGGAACCAAGCCGTTCATCTGTACGGACAAGGGCATCACCGGTGCCGGCATCGCCGATCAGATCGCCGAGGTGATCAAAACCGAGTGCGGAGTGGATCCGGTGATTTTCGACGGCACCCATCCTAACCCCACGGACAACAACGTGCATGAAGGCTATGATGTGTACACCTCCGAGGGCTGCGACCTGATCATCTCCCTGGGCGGCGGCAGCGCCCACGACTGCGGCAAGGGCATCGGCATCATCGCCACCAATGGCGGCAATATCCGTGACTACGAAGGCGTGGACAAATCATCCAAGGCCATGCCGCCGTTCATTGCCGTCAACACCACTGCGGGTACGGCCAGCGAAATGACCCGTTTCTGCATCATCACCGACACCAGCCGCAAGGTCAAAATGGCCATCGTGGACTGGCGGGTAACCCCCAACGTCGCCATCGACGATCCGCTGCTCATGGTGGGCATGCCGCCGGCGCTGACCGCCGCCACCGGCATGGACGCCCTGACCCACGCCGTGGAGGCCTATGTTTCCACCCTGGCGACGCCCGTCACCGATGCCTGCGCCCTCAAGGCCATCGAACTGGTCGCCAGCTATCTGCGTGCCGCCGTTGCCAATGGCAACGACATGGAAGCCAGAGATAAGATGTGCTATGCCCAGTACCTGGCCGGCATGGCCTTCAACAACGCCAGCCTTGGCCACGTGCACGCCATGGCCCACCAGTTGGGCGGGTTCTACGATCTGCCCCATGGTGTCTGCAACGCCATCCTGCTGCCCCATGTCAGCCGGTTCAACCTGATCGCCAAAATGGATCGCTTTGCCGACATCGCCGTTGCCATGGGCGAAAACATCGAAGGTCTCTCCACACGGGCGGCAGCGGAAATGGCCCTGGAGGCAATTGGCACGCTTTCTGCTGATATTGGTATTCCATCGGGGCTGAAAGAACTCGGCGTCAGCAAGGACGATCTTCCGATCATGGCCGAAAACGCCCAGAAGGATGCCTGCGGGCTGACCAACCCGCGCTGTCCGACCCTGGAGGACGTGATCGACATTTACAAAAATGCACTCTAA
- a CDS encoding iron-containing alcohol dehydrogenase → MDVRKFSIPEILFGQGSLQYAALCAYRMGGERVFLVSDTGLEKAGWVDRVFSILRKEGLTWTYFNEINSNPRDYQVSEGAKRYLVEGCDVVMAIGGGSPMDAAKGIATVASNGGEVNDYEGANRIERPLPPMVFMPSTAGSGADISQFAIITDTRRKVKMSIISRTLVPNISITDPLLLTTKPTELVISSAIDALSHAIEAYVSTIASTLTEIQSLKAIDLILNYLPIAIQDRSMDSMEKLSSAGTFAGMAFSNASLGLDHALAHSLGGKLDVAHGLIHPVLLPSVMRFNLPSCVEKMANIGEIIIGRRRSGAEATAQEGIERLEAFFADFNISTRLRDIVSDCDVLPKICEMALHDTCLVTNPREADVDAMLDICKACW, encoded by the coding sequence ATGGACGTGCGTAAATTTTCCATTCCTGAGATTCTGTTCGGTCAGGGAAGTCTGCAATACGCGGCGCTGTGTGCCTATCGAATGGGAGGCGAAAGGGTCTTTCTGGTGAGCGATACCGGGCTCGAGAAGGCCGGGTGGGTCGATCGGGTTTTTTCCATCCTGCGCAAGGAGGGGCTGACCTGGACCTATTTTAACGAAATCAACTCCAATCCCCGTGATTATCAGGTCAGCGAGGGCGCCAAACGCTATCTTGTGGAGGGGTGCGATGTGGTCATGGCCATCGGCGGGGGAAGCCCCATGGACGCGGCCAAGGGGATCGCCACGGTGGCCAGCAACGGGGGCGAGGTCAACGACTACGAAGGCGCCAACCGGATCGAGCGGCCGCTGCCACCCATGGTCTTCATGCCCTCGACGGCCGGCAGCGGTGCCGACATTTCCCAGTTTGCCATCATCACCGATACCCGCCGCAAGGTAAAGATGTCCATCATCAGCCGTACCCTGGTACCCAATATATCCATCACCGATCCATTGTTGTTGACCACCAAACCCACTGAACTGGTCATCTCATCGGCGATCGACGCCCTGTCCCACGCCATCGAAGCCTACGTTTCCACCATTGCCTCGACGCTCACCGAAATCCAGTCCTTGAAGGCCATCGACCTGATTCTTAACTATTTGCCCATCGCCATCCAGGACCGGTCGATGGACTCCATGGAGAAGCTTTCCAGCGCGGGCACCTTTGCCGGCATGGCTTTCAGCAACGCCAGCCTGGGGCTCGACCATGCCCTGGCTCACTCCCTGGGCGGCAAGCTGGACGTGGCCCATGGCCTGATCCATCCGGTACTGCTGCCGTCGGTGATGCGTTTCAATCTGCCGAGCTGTGTGGAAAAGATGGCCAATATCGGAGAGATCATCATCGGCCGGCGCCGGTCCGGTGCGGAGGCCACGGCCCAGGAAGGGATCGAGCGGCTGGAAGCCTTTTTCGCCGATTTTAACATCTCGACGCGGCTGCGCGACATCGTCAGCGATTGCGATGTGCTGCCCAAGATCTGCGAGATGGCCCTTCATGATACCTGCCTGGTGACCAATCCCCGGGAGGCCGACGTCGACGCGATGCTCGATATCTGCAAGGCGTGCTGGTAA
- a CDS encoding two-component system sensor histidine kinase NtrB — MGEKPKIEDLIGLGHSKLGFYKEVQEKIAELRKSNRALEHQRQHVQAILDGITDIVAVISPDYRIASVNHSFFEIYSQDSPEGGRCYDVFRGRGKPCHACVLRDALERNCVCRQDAMIAVGDHYRHFSITAAPLRDSRGLPTDILVVKRDVTLEKEFQAKYYHAEKMATIGLLAAGVAHEINNPLTSIRGFAEGLQRRMATLADAVSDDALKSDFAEYLEIILKECRRCSGIVRSLLTFSPRRSPEFSRIGLNELVRNVLRILHHKLKQYPDRLIQRQLDEALPTIQANAAELEQVILNLILNAIDAVEAERGAIVIRTRVADERRVLLEIEDNGCGIAPEDQQKLFEPFFTTKPVGKGIGIGLSTCYHIIQSHGGEIQVASTPGQGACFSVVLPVTLRSGES; from the coding sequence ATGGGCGAAAAACCGAAAATTGAAGACCTGATCGGCCTCGGTCACAGCAAGCTGGGGTTTTACAAAGAGGTCCAGGAGAAGATTGCCGAGCTGCGCAAGTCCAACCGGGCGCTCGAACATCAGCGCCAGCACGTTCAGGCGATCCTCGACGGCATCACCGACATTGTGGCCGTCATCTCGCCCGACTATCGCATTGCATCGGTCAATCACAGCTTTTTCGAGATCTATTCCCAGGACTCGCCCGAGGGGGGACGCTGTTACGACGTTTTCCGCGGTCGCGGCAAGCCCTGCCATGCGTGTGTGCTGCGCGATGCCCTGGAGCGAAATTGTGTCTGCCGCCAGGATGCCATGATCGCCGTGGGCGACCACTACCGGCATTTCTCCATCACTGCGGCGCCGCTCCGCGACAGCCGGGGCCTGCCCACCGATATCCTGGTGGTCAAACGGGACGTCACCCTGGAGAAGGAGTTTCAGGCCAAGTACTACCATGCCGAGAAAATGGCGACCATCGGCCTTCTCGCCGCCGGGGTGGCCCACGAGATCAACAACCCGCTCACCTCCATCCGCGGTTTTGCCGAAGGGCTTCAACGGCGCATGGCGACCCTGGCGGATGCGGTGTCCGACGATGCCCTGAAAAGCGATTTCGCCGAGTATCTGGAGATCATTCTCAAGGAGTGCCGGCGATGCAGCGGCATCGTGCGCAGCCTGCTCACCTTCAGTCCCCGCCGCAGCCCTGAGTTTTCGCGCATCGGGCTGAACGAACTGGTCCGCAACGTGCTGCGCATTCTGCATCACAAGCTCAAGCAATACCCCGACCGGTTGATCCAACGGCAACTCGATGAGGCCTTGCCCACGATCCAGGCCAATGCGGCCGAGCTGGAGCAGGTGATCCTGAACCTGATTCTCAACGCCATCGATGCCGTTGAGGCGGAGCGCGGGGCCATCGTGATCCGTACCCGCGTGGCCGACGAGCGGCGGGTACTCCTTGAAATCGAAGACAATGGCTGCGGGATTGCGCCCGAGGATCAGCAGAAATTGTTCGAACCGTTTTTTACGACCAAACCGGTGGGCAAGGGCATCGGCATCGGCCTTTCCACCTGCTACCATATCATTCAGTCCCATGGGGGTGAGATTCAGGTGGCCAGCACGCCTGGCCAGGGCGCCTGTTTTTCGGTGGTACTGCCGGTAACTTTACGATCGGGGGAATCATGA
- a CDS encoding sigma-54-dependent transcriptional regulator codes for MRSEGETMHVLVVDDEPSIRRLIEKELGGPRRRITAVGSAKEAQQIFSQETFDLVLLDMRLPDGNGLELLAQFQDLAPEVQVIILTGYGEVENAVQAMKLGAYDYIGKPYALERLDMVMEKAFQRTCLQRENRMLRHARSAQVTPNLVGHSSLLENIRFLIRKVAPAQVPVLITGESGTGKNVVARQIHELSDRRDQPLITKNCGTFQKDLLRSELFGYRKGAFTGANESYEGLLSIAHRGTMFLDEIGELSLEVQSALLRVLENKTFRRLGEKEEKRLDVRFICATNRNLQAEVEAGRFSEAMYHRLNVFNISMPPLRNRKDDIPALIEHFLGRLRPGERMARITDRALQCLMAYDWPGNIRELQNVLERGLILAEDDLITTRSLPQELTGQAVVETTVDRPFLPLKAVERQHILAVLQYVDGSRTRAAEILGIGRKTLYRKLQQLSLP; via the coding sequence ATGAGATCCGAAGGCGAGACAATGCATGTGCTGGTGGTGGACGACGAGCCGTCGATCCGGCGCCTGATCGAAAAGGAGCTGGGCGGCCCGCGGCGGCGGATCACCGCGGTGGGCTCGGCCAAGGAGGCTCAGCAGATCTTCAGCCAGGAGACCTTCGATCTGGTCCTTCTGGACATGCGCCTGCCGGATGGCAATGGCTTGGAGCTTCTGGCCCAGTTTCAGGATCTGGCTCCGGAGGTTCAGGTGATCATTCTCACCGGCTACGGCGAAGTCGAGAATGCGGTACAGGCTATGAAGCTGGGGGCCTATGATTATATCGGCAAACCCTATGCCCTGGAGCGGCTGGACATGGTGATGGAAAAAGCCTTTCAGAGGACCTGCCTGCAGCGCGAAAACCGGATGCTCCGGCATGCCCGCTCGGCCCAGGTCACCCCCAATCTGGTGGGCCACTCCAGCCTTCTGGAGAATATCCGTTTTCTGATTCGCAAGGTGGCCCCGGCCCAGGTCCCGGTGCTCATCACCGGCGAAAGCGGTACGGGCAAGAATGTGGTGGCCCGGCAGATTCACGAGCTGAGCGATCGCCGTGACCAGCCGCTGATTACCAAGAACTGCGGCACCTTCCAGAAGGACCTGTTGCGCAGCGAGTTGTTCGGCTACCGCAAAGGGGCCTTTACCGGCGCCAACGAATCCTATGAGGGGCTGCTTTCCATCGCCCATCGGGGAACCATGTTTCTCGACGAGATCGGCGAACTCTCCTTGGAGGTGCAGAGCGCCCTGTTGCGTGTGCTCGAAAACAAGACCTTCCGGCGGCTGGGCGAAAAAGAGGAGAAACGGCTGGACGTGCGCTTCATCTGTGCCACCAACCGCAACCTGCAGGCCGAGGTGGAGGCCGGTCGTTTCAGCGAGGCCATGTACCACCGGCTCAACGTTTTCAATATTTCCATGCCGCCCCTGCGCAACCGCAAGGATGACATCCCGGCGCTCATCGAGCACTTTCTCGGTCGGCTGCGGCCGGGCGAACGCATGGCCCGCATTACCGATCGTGCCCTGCAGTGCCTGATGGCTTACGACTGGCCGGGCAATATCCGTGAACTGCAGAACGTGCTCGAACGCGGGCTGATCCTGGCGGAGGACGACCTGATCACCACCCGGTCGCTGCCCCAGGAACTGACCGGCCAGGCGGTTGTCGAGACAACGGTCGACCGGCCCTTCCTGCCGCTCAAAGCGGTCGAACGGCAGCATATCCTGGCCGTTTTACAATACGTCGACGGAAGCCGGACCCGCGCGGCGGAGATTCTCGGCATCGGCCGCAAAACCCTCTATCGCAAACTCCAGCAGCTTTCCCTCCCCTGA
- a CDS encoding acyl-CoA dehydrogenase, translating into MAQTIVDRRDVDFVLHEQLGVDTLSKHEKFADFNRKTIDLIVSEARNFAIKEMAPASKIGDEEGCRFENGKVSVPGAFQRVWELFAEGEWIAPTDDPESGGQGMPHTVALAARNYFHGANFPFMMIVLLSHGAGKLVEKFGTDLQKKLFLKKMYGGEWGGSMMLTEAEAGSDVGALTTTAVKNEDGTYSISGSKLFITAGDQDLTDNIIHPVLARIEGAPAGTAGISLFLAPKIWVNDDGSLGEPNDIVCTGIEEKMGIHGSPTCSMTLGGKGQCRGMLLGEANKGMRAMFVMMNEARLDVGMQGVACASASYLNALNYARERVQGRSLDAKSKDAPGVPIINHPDVRRMLMNMKVYSEAGRSLLFFIGHCEDLCRVSDDPEEQARLQQLIGVLIPIAKGYITDRAFDVCSLGVQVYGGYGYTREYPQEQYLRDLKITHIYEGSNGIQSMDLVGRKLAMDKGAGYDHMLDQIRKTVADAKAISALAPLADDLAATLEKLKATADSIRSLAMSEKMLDAYCHSYAFMNATGDAVMAWMLLWRAAVAAQKLEKGGKKKDKAFYEGQIAGARFFIRTLLPKAHGEMAAIQKADGVAMEIADEAFGGK; encoded by the coding sequence ATGGCACAGACAATCGTTGACCGCAGGGACGTAGATTTTGTTCTACATGAACAACTGGGTGTGGATACGCTGAGCAAGCACGAAAAGTTTGCCGATTTCAACCGCAAGACCATCGACCTGATTGTATCCGAGGCCCGCAATTTTGCTATCAAGGAGATGGCGCCGGCTTCAAAAATCGGTGATGAGGAGGGCTGCCGTTTTGAAAACGGCAAGGTCAGCGTTCCCGGTGCCTTCCAGCGGGTTTGGGAGCTTTTTGCTGAAGGCGAATGGATCGCGCCTACCGACGACCCTGAATCCGGCGGGCAGGGAATGCCGCATACGGTGGCCCTGGCGGCGCGGAACTATTTTCACGGGGCTAATTTCCCCTTCATGATGATCGTCCTGCTGTCCCACGGCGCCGGCAAGCTGGTCGAAAAGTTCGGCACCGACCTGCAGAAAAAACTGTTTCTGAAAAAGATGTACGGCGGCGAGTGGGGCGGGAGCATGATGCTCACCGAAGCCGAGGCGGGGTCGGATGTGGGCGCGCTGACCACCACGGCGGTGAAAAACGAGGACGGCACCTACTCCATCAGCGGCAGCAAGCTTTTTATCACCGCTGGTGATCAGGACCTGACCGATAACATCATCCATCCGGTGCTGGCGCGCATTGAAGGCGCACCGGCCGGAACCGCCGGCATTTCCCTCTTTCTGGCGCCCAAAATCTGGGTCAACGACGACGGCAGCCTGGGCGAGCCCAACGATATCGTCTGCACCGGCATCGAAGAGAAGATGGGGATTCATGGCAGCCCTACTTGCTCCATGACCCTGGGTGGCAAGGGGCAGTGCCGCGGGATGCTGCTCGGCGAGGCCAACAAGGGCATGCGGGCCATGTTCGTGATGATGAACGAGGCCCGGCTGGATGTGGGCATGCAGGGTGTCGCCTGTGCATCGGCCTCCTACCTCAACGCCCTGAATTACGCCCGTGAACGGGTCCAGGGCCGCTCGCTGGATGCCAAGAGCAAGGATGCCCCCGGCGTGCCCATCATCAACCACCCGGATGTGCGTCGTATGCTGATGAACATGAAGGTTTACAGCGAGGCCGGCCGCAGCCTGCTGTTTTTCATCGGCCATTGCGAGGATCTGTGCCGCGTCAGTGACGATCCCGAGGAACAAGCCCGTTTGCAGCAGCTGATCGGTGTGCTGATTCCCATCGCCAAAGGGTACATCACCGACCGCGCCTTTGATGTATGCAGCCTGGGTGTCCAGGTTTACGGCGGGTACGGTTACACCCGTGAGTATCCCCAGGAGCAGTACCTGCGTGATCTCAAGATCACCCATATCTACGAAGGCAGCAACGGCATCCAATCCATGGACCTGGTGGGTCGCAAGCTGGCCATGGACAAGGGCGCGGGTTATGATCATATGCTTGACCAGATCCGGAAGACGGTTGCCGATGCCAAGGCCATATCGGCCCTGGCCCCCCTGGCCGACGACCTGGCCGCCACGCTGGAAAAACTGAAAGCGACCGCCGATTCTATCCGCAGCCTGGCCATGTCGGAAAAGATGCTCGACGCCTATTGCCATTCCTACGCCTTCATGAACGCCACCGGCGATGCGGTGATGGCCTGGATGCTGCTGTGGCGGGCGGCCGTGGCCGCCCAGAAGCTGGAAAAGGGTGGCAAGAAGAAAGACAAGGCGTTCTACGAGGGCCAGATTGCCGGCGCCCGTTTTTTCATCCGTACCTTACTGCCCAAGGCTCATGGGGAGATGGCGGCCATCCAGAAGGCCGACGGCGTTGCCATGGAAATCGCCGACGAGGCGTTCGGCGGCAAGTAG
- a CDS encoding DVU_1557 family redox protein, which produces MSNTPDHIKPEDLVWKCFRCDKPLVVDAILAVYLGNNITTQLPQCPSCHNVLVSEELAVGKIAEVEKLLENK; this is translated from the coding sequence ATGTCAAATACTCCTGATCATATCAAACCCGAAGACCTTGTCTGGAAATGCTTCCGTTGTGACAAGCCGCTGGTCGTGGACGCGATCCTGGCGGTGTACCTGGGGAACAATATCACCACCCAACTGCCCCAATGCCCGTCTTGTCACAATGTCCTCGTCTCCGAGGAACTGGCCGTCGGCAAGATCGCCGAAGTGGAAAAACTGCTCGAAAACAAGTAA
- the trsM gene encoding DVU_1556 family methyltransferase, whose product MSIAAYLSPEMQRAAGGTLRPGGLALTDRAMAVCRFAPGSHLLDLGCGPGATLRHLSEVHAMRTWGIDRSFQMLADAARRDPHAGRLVQASGMGIPFADRCLDGVFCECVLSLMPDPLEVLGECHRILRPAGRLVVSDLYLRRPEPQGIPMAIPGSSCLAGARDKTALLRMARDAGFTIRLWEDHTPYLTQLAVNMVFSQGSMDWFWNFMGDGPEIRKAACRSKPGYFLMVVIKGSNTDG is encoded by the coding sequence ATGTCGATCGCCGCCTATCTCTCCCCAGAAATGCAGCGCGCCGCCGGTGGTACCCTGCGGCCGGGCGGGTTGGCCCTCACCGACCGGGCGATGGCCGTTTGCCGGTTTGCTCCGGGGTCGCATCTCCTGGACCTCGGTTGCGGGCCGGGCGCAACGCTCCGCCATCTGAGCGAGGTGCATGCCATGCGCACCTGGGGGATTGACCGCTCGTTTCAAATGCTTGCCGATGCAGCCCGCCGCGACCCGCATGCCGGTCGGCTCGTGCAGGCCAGCGGCATGGGCATCCCCTTTGCCGACCGGTGCTTGGACGGCGTTTTTTGCGAGTGCGTGCTCTCCCTGATGCCCGATCCGCTTGAGGTGCTGGGAGAGTGCCATCGCATCCTGCGCCCGGCGGGGCGCCTGGTGGTCAGCGATCTCTACCTTCGCCGGCCTGAGCCCCAGGGAATCCCGATGGCGATTCCGGGAAGCAGTTGCCTGGCCGGGGCACGGGATAAAACCGCGTTGCTCCGGATGGCCCGGGACGCCGGGTTCACGATCCGGCTCTGGGAAGACCACACCCCTTACCTGACCCAACTGGCGGTCAACATGGTTTTCTCGCAAGGCTCCATGGACTGGTTCTGGAACTTCATGGGCGATGGCCCTGAAATCAGAAAAGCGGCCTGTCGCTCCAAACCGGGCTATTTTCTCATGGTCGTGATCAAAGGAAGTAATACCGATGGATGA
- a CDS encoding DVU_1555 family C-GCAxxG-C-C protein, producing the protein MDDTLMQMLRYAAKGYACSQIMALLTLDRCKASNPGFVRAMAGLAYGCGNGAATCGLLTGACCVIGYFAGKGTDDEAGSEELMLMLETMNDWFQGQIGERHGGITCQAIVGEAGPEASRSICGGILAETYAQTVKILTDHDIHPQ; encoded by the coding sequence ATGGATGACACGTTGATGCAAATGCTGCGTTATGCTGCCAAGGGATATGCCTGCAGCCAGATCATGGCCCTCTTGACCCTGGACCGGTGCAAGGCCTCGAATCCGGGTTTCGTGCGCGCTATGGCTGGGTTGGCCTACGGTTGCGGCAACGGCGCGGCCACCTGCGGCCTTTTGACCGGTGCCTGCTGCGTGATCGGCTATTTCGCCGGCAAGGGCACCGATGATGAGGCGGGCAGCGAAGAGCTGATGCTGATGCTTGAAACGATGAACGACTGGTTCCAGGGGCAGATCGGCGAGCGACATGGCGGGATCACCTGCCAGGCCATTGTCGGCGAGGCCGGGCCGGAGGCATCGCGGAGCATCTGCGGCGGCATTCTCGCCGAAACCTATGCCCAAACCGTGAAAATTCTTACCGACCATGACATCCATCCCCAATAG